GTGAAAACCGGTTCTCTGATTATGGTCTTCGAAGTAGAAGGCGCAGCGCCTGCGGCCGCTCCGGCTAAACAGGAAGCGGCGGCGCCGGCTCCGGCGGCGAAAGCTGAGAAGCCTGCTGCCCCGGCTGCAAAAGCGGAAGGCAAATCTGAGTTCGCTGAAAACGACGCGTACGTTCACGCTACTCCGCTGATTCGCCGTCTGGCGCGCGAGTTTGGCGTCAACCTGGCGAAAGTGAAAGGCACCGGTCGTAAAGGCCGTATTCTGCGCGAAGACGTTCAGGCTTACGTGAAAGACGCTATCAAACGCGCGGAAGCTGCGCCGGCTGCTGCGGGCGGCGGTATCCCGGGTATGCTGCCGTGGCCGAAAGTGGACTTCAGCAAGTTTGGTGAAGTTGAAGAAGTGGAACTGGGCCGTATCCAGAAAATCTCTGGCGCGAACCTGAGCCGTAACTGGGTGATGATCCCGCACGTTACGCACTTCGACAAAACCGATATCACCGATCTGGAAGCGTTCCGTAAACAGCAGAACGCCGAAGCTGAGAAGCGCAAACTGGATGTGAAATACACGCCAGTGGTCTTCATCATGAAAGCGGTTGCCGCTGCTCTGGAACAGATGCCGCGCTTCAACAGCTCTCTGTCCGAAGACGGTCAGCGTCTGACCCTGAAGAAATACATCAACATCGGCGTGGCGGTTGATACCCCGAATGGCCTGGTGGTTCCGGTCTTTAAAGACGTGAATAAGAAGAGCGTGACCGAGCTGTCTCGTGAACTGACCACCATCTCCAAAAAAGCGCGTGATGGTAAGCTGACCGCTGGCGAAATGCAGGGTGGTTGCTTCACTATCTCCAGCATCGGCGGCCTGGGAACTACCCACTTCGCGCCGATTGTTAACGCGCCGGAAGTGGCTATCCTCGGCGTTTCTAAGTCGGCGATGGAACCGGTGTGGAATGGGAAAGAGTTTGTGCCGCGTCTGATGATGCCTATCTCTCTTTCCTTCGACCACCGTGTGATCGATGGTGCTGATGGTGCGCGTTTCATTACCATTATCAACAATATGTTGTCTGACATTCGCCGTCTGGTGATGTAAGCGAAAAGCCGGCCCGACGGCCGGCTTTTTTTGATAATCTCATGGAGTTTGTGAGGTTATTAGCGAAAGCGATAATTCGTGATCCGTTTGTTGTTTCAAAATTGTTAACAATTTTGTAAGATACGGGCGGATAGAACGACCCGGTGGATGATGGGCGATCAAGTACCCCGGA
This DNA window, taken from Salmonella enterica subsp. enterica serovar Typhimurium str. LT2, encodes the following:
- the aceF gene encoding pyruvate dehydrogenase (dihydrolipoyltransacetylase component; similar to E. coli pyruvate dehydrogenase (dihydrolipoyltransacetylase component) (AAC73226.1); Blastp hit to AAC73226.1 (630 aa), 93% identity in aa 1 - 630), which encodes MAIEIKVPDIGTDEVEITEILVKVGDKVEAEQSLITVEGDKASMEVPSPQAGVVKEIKVSVGDKTETGALIMIFDSAEGAADAAPAKAEEKKEAAPAAAPAAAAAKDVHVPDIGSDEVEVTEVMVKVGDTVEAEQSLITVEGDKASMEVPAPFAGTVKEIKVNTGDKVSTGSLIMVFEVAGEAGAAAPAKAEAAPAAAAPAAATGVKDVNVPDIGGDEVEVTEVMVKVGDKVTAEQSLITVEGDKASMEVPAPFAGTVKEIKISTGDKVKTGSLIMVFEVEGAAPAAAPAKQEAAAPAPAAKAEKPAAPAAKAEGKSEFAENDAYVHATPLIRRLAREFGVNLAKVKGTGRKGRILREDVQAYVKDAIKRAEAAPAAAGGGIPGMLPWPKVDFSKFGEVEEVELGRIQKISGANLSRNWVMIPHVTHFDKTDITDLEAFRKQQNAEAEKRKLDVKYTPVVFIMKAVAAALEQMPRFNSSLSEDGQRLTLKKYINIGVAVDTPNGLVVPVFKDVNKKSVTELSRELTTISKKARDGKLTAGEMQGGCFTISSIGGLGTTHFAPIVNAPEVAILGVSKSAMEPVWNGKEFVPRLMMPISLSFDHRVIDGADGARFITIINNMLSDIRRLVM